One segment of Erigeron canadensis isolate Cc75 chromosome 2, C_canadensis_v1, whole genome shotgun sequence DNA contains the following:
- the LOC122590246 gene encoding uncharacterized protein LOC122590246, with translation MSSELKQVAINSQKHDPAWKHCQMYKSGDKVQLKCIYCGKMFKGGGIHRIKEHLAGQKGNASSCLRVQPDVRLSMQESLNGVIAKKQKKQKLAEEISNLHPPPPPPVVVVVDQPDSSFGNLNTQVDDGVMVPVSEPVDLSSSLLVNHEEEGSEGSRQGGRKKRCRIRKGLNSLAVSDIVYDDSKRVNHQVGLAIGRFLFDAGVPLDAVNSVYFQPMLDAIASQGLGVVGPSYHDLRSWILKSTVQEVRSDVDQCMGSWGKSGCSVLVDESVLDDGKMFFNFTVYCSEGLMFLRSVDATHIVDSTEALFSLFKEVVDEVGVRNVLQIVTNNEARYVEVGKQIVDSFPSVFWTPCATHCVDLILEDFRELEWISTILEQARSISRFIYNHSTVLNIMRRYTYDIDIVVVGPTRSSTDFSTLKRMVSVKHNLQSMVTSEEWMDYSYSKKEEGYTTLDYISDPSFWSMCTVITHLTDPLLRLLRIASGKKKPGMGYVYAGVYRVKEAIKKELIEKKDYMVYWNIIDRRWQQLSRHPLHTAGFYLNPKFFYSTDGDIHLQIRSSVYDCVERLVPDITIQDKIVKEIAYYCEAAGDFGRKIAIRGRDSLDPAEWWSTYGGACPNLARLAIRILSQTCSLDGCKPNKISFEQIPKTKNSLEHQRLSDIVFVQYNMRLKQMFLNKEQDSSDPISYDNIHSVEAWVTEKEIHADDISRSDWMTVDPPLGNVSVLGPQVDDIEALGEGFDDHEIFDALRDANGDNNVQ, from the exons ATGAGTAGCGAATTAAAACAAGTAGCAATAAATTCACAAAAACATGATCCAGCATGGAAGCATTGTCAAATGTATAAAAGTGGTGATAAGGTACAACTTAAGTGTATATATTGTGGCAAAATGTTCAAGGGTGGTGGGATTCATAGGATCAAAGAACATTTAGCCGGACAAAAAGGTAACGCCTCTAGTTGTTTACGAGTACAACCCGATGTTCGTTTATCCATGCAAGAGAGTTTGAATGGCGTGATTGCtaagaaacaaaagaaacagAAGTTAGCAGAAGAAATAAGTAATTTacatcctcctcctcctcctcctgttgttgttgttgttgatcaaCCCGATTCGTCGTTTGGTAACCTGAATACCCAAGTTGACGATGGTGTAATGGTTCCTGTTAGTGAACCTGTTGACCTGAGTTCTAGTTTATTAGTGAATCATGAAGAAGAGGGTAGTGAGGGTAGTAGGCAAGGTGGGAGAAAGAAAAGATGTAGAATTAGAAAAGGGTTGAATTCGTTGGCTGTTAGTGATATCGTGTATGATGACTCAAAACGTGTTAACCATCAAGTTGGTTTAGCTATTGGACGCTTTTTGTTTGATGCTGGTGTACCCTTAGATGCTGTGAACTCTGTCTATTTTCAGCCTATGCTTGATGCTATTGCTTCACAAGGGTTGGGAGTTGTTGGACCGTCTTATCATGATCTTCGAAGCTGGATTTTAAAGAGTACGGTTCAAGAAGTGAGGAGTGATGTTGATCAATGCATGGGAAGTTGGGGAAAGAGCGGTTGTTCTGTTTTGGTTGACGAGTCGGTGTTGGATGATGGTaaaatgtttttcaattttacaGTGTATTGTTCTGAAGGGCTAATGTTTCTGAGGTCTGTTGACGCTACCCACATTGTGGATTCTACGGAAGctttgttttctttgtttaagGAAGTTGTTGACGAAGTTGGAGTTCGAAATGTGCTGCAAATTGTTACTAACAATGAAGCACGTTATGTTGAAGTAGGGAAACAAATTGTCGATAGTTTCCCTAGTGTATTCTGGACTCCATGTGCAACTCATTGTGTGGATTTAATATTGGAAGATTTCAGAGAACTTGAATGGATAAGTACGATCCTTGAACAAGCTAGATCAATATCAAGATTCATTTACAATCATAGCACTGTTTTGAACATTATGAGAAGGTATACTTATGACATTGACATCGTTGTAGTGGGGCCAACACGTTCTTCGACAGATTTCTCCACACTGAAACGTATGGTAAGTGTCAAGCACAACCTCCAATCCATGGTAACCTCAGAGGAGTGGATGGACTATTCATACTCCAAGAAGGAAGAGGGTTACACTACTTTGGATTACATTAGCGATCCATCTTTTTGGTCCATGTGTACAGTTATCACCCATTTAACAGATCCTTTGTTGAGACTCTTGAGAATTGCCAGTGGCAAAAAGAAACCAGGAATGGGGTATGTTTATGCAGGGGTGTACCGGGTAAAAGAAGCAATCAAGAAAGAACTTATCGAAAAGAAAGACTATATGGTTTATTGGAATATAATAGATCGTAGATGGCAACAACTTTCTCGCCATCCTCTTCACACTGCAGGATTTTATCTTAATCCGAAGTTCTTCTACAGTACTGACGGAGATATACATCTTCAGATCAGATCATCAGTTTATGATTGTGTTGAAAGGTTAGTTCCTGACATCACAATCCAAGATAAAATTGTCAAAGAGATTGCATATTACTGTGAAGCCGCTGGCGATTTTGGAAGGAAAATCGCCATAAGAGGCAGGGATTCCTTAGATCCAG CTGAGTGGTGGTCAACATATGGAGGGGCTTGTCCAAACTTGGCTCGTTTAGCCATTCGTATACTTAGTCAAACTTGCAGTTTGGATGGGTGTAAACCAAACAAAATTTCTTTTGAACAGATTCCTAAAACAAAGAATTCACTAGAACACCAAAGGCTCAGTGACAtcgtatttgttcaatataacATGAGATTAAAGCAAAT GTTTCTCAATAAAGAGCAGGATTCTTCTGATCCCATTTCATATGACAACATCCATTCAGTTGAGGCTTGGGTAACGGAGAAGGAGATTCACGCAGATGACATTAGTAGGTCTGATTGGATGACAGTTGATCCACCGTTGGGTAATGTTAGCGTTTTAGGACCCCAAGTTGATGATATTGAAGCCCTAGGTGAAG GGTTTGACGATCATGaaatttttgatgcattgagAGATGCAAATGGTGATAATAATGTACAATAA